In Chromatiales bacterium 21-64-14, the DNA window GATCCGTGCGTATCAGAAAGAGTACGGCAGCGCGGCGCGTCACCCACAATAGACGCCCCGGGTCATGCGGGTGCCCGTCAACCCAGCACCAACTTCATGCCGATCACTATCGTGACCAGTTCAAAGCCGCGCTTGATCCAGCGATTGCCCTTGGCGATCGCCAGGTGCGCACCGAGATAACCGCCGATCAAGGACCCCAGCAACAAGGCTGGCAACCACGACCAGCGGATCTGCCCCAGGATGCCGAGGGTCAGGGCCCCCGCGCCATTCCAGAACAGGCCCACCAGCACCAGGGTATAGGCTACCGCGCGGCGGTAATCCAGACCGAACCAGCGCACCAGCCACAGGGTCACGAACAGTCCGGTGCCCGAACTCAGCGAACCGTTCAGGAATCCGATCAGGAACAGCACGACGCCACCGGCGAGGAAGCCACGCCGGTCACGGTGGGCCGGCGCATGGAACTGACCCAGGCCGGGATTCCACCAGGAGTACAGCCCCAGGCCGATGTTCATGAACCCGAGGGCAATCTCCCCCGCACGCCCCGGCACCTGGAGCACCACGCTCGCCCCGAGCACCACGCCGGGCAGGCCCACGGCAAGGATGAAGATGGTAAAGGCCCGTTCCAGGGCATGTTCACGGGCGTGACGCAGGGTCGCGCCGACGCCCAAGGCGACGCTTGCCGCCTTATGGGTCGCCAGCGCCACCGCGAACGGCAGCCCAAGA includes these proteins:
- a CDS encoding permease produces the protein MSLPDQLLLFVIALLANTFSAFSGGGAGLIQFPALIFLGLPFAVALATHKAASVALGVGATLRHAREHALERAFTIFILAVGLPGVVLGASVVLQVPGRAGEIALGFMNIGLGLYSWWNPGLGQFHAPAHRDRRGFLAGGVVLFLIGFLNGSLSSGTGLFVTLWLVRWFGLDYRRAVAYTLVLVGLFWNGAGALTLGILGQIRWSWLPALLLGSLIGGYLGAHLAIAKGNRWIKRGFELVTIVIGMKLVLG